The following are encoded in a window of Arthrobacter woluwensis genomic DNA:
- a CDS encoding cytochrome c oxidase assembly protein — translation MPATTRNQVSSRPGRPARGQGTNGEAAHGPAPQTTRTGLGPGWQFAALAVAVVTLVLGLLFTGAAGVRQLSDPGALVRWGLPVAKTVHNLSLAVTVAALAFAVVVLPQGIRAPRRGGETKDVPEHPAFTRTMLLAGVAGSLWTVSAIAVLVLTYANVSGQALSGDTEYTKALVFFMSDFPLGRGWLFVVIVAALVATASFGLRNTTALAFTLLLALLGMVPPALNGHAASSNDHAGAVNSIGLHVLGASLWVGGIAVLALISGLLARPASGTPRRDITAATLKRFSALALFCFLLVTASGIISASIRITSWHNLFYSPYGQLVLVKTFCALVLGAIGYMHRSWIIPRLGDDDGAASRGKAAAVPSKGSLTAQRVLWQVIGVELLVMAATSAVAVALSSSAPPSETKYSEDASPAFILSGYELPPELTPERWLTVWRLDWLWVAVAVFGAVAYALGVIKVVRRGDRWPVMRAVSWFIGLAALTYIISGAPGVYGHVMFSIHMVEHMALTMVAPIFLVIGSPITLALRALAPRTDGSRGLREWILAFVHSRFSQVVTHPLFAAANFAGSIVLFYYSDFFGFAMRDHVGHELMNLHFLLTGYIFALTMIGQDPLPRRAPFPMRLLLLLATMAFHAFFGVSIMGGTSLLAADYFGNLGRAWGPSAIVDQQHGGAIAWGIGEVPTVLLAIGVAIMWSRSDERETRRKDRAADRNNDAELTAYNDMFTRLARRDGSPTGRTAPTAGAASTLEPGTPEPKEKE, via the coding sequence ATGCCAGCAACCACCAGGAACCAGGTCTCCTCGCGCCCCGGACGACCCGCGCGCGGGCAAGGGACGAACGGGGAGGCCGCCCACGGTCCCGCCCCCCAGACCACGAGGACCGGACTGGGACCGGGCTGGCAGTTCGCGGCCCTCGCCGTGGCGGTCGTGACGCTCGTGCTGGGGCTCCTGTTCACCGGTGCTGCCGGCGTGCGTCAGCTGTCCGACCCCGGCGCTCTCGTGCGCTGGGGCCTGCCGGTGGCCAAGACCGTCCACAACCTCAGCCTGGCCGTGACGGTCGCGGCGCTGGCGTTCGCCGTCGTCGTGCTGCCGCAGGGGATCCGCGCCCCGCGGCGCGGTGGTGAGACGAAGGACGTGCCGGAGCATCCGGCCTTCACCCGGACCATGCTGCTGGCGGGCGTTGCCGGAAGCCTCTGGACGGTTTCCGCCATCGCCGTGCTGGTGCTGACCTACGCGAACGTGTCCGGACAGGCGCTCAGCGGCGACACCGAGTACACCAAGGCCCTGGTCTTCTTCATGAGCGACTTCCCGCTGGGCCGCGGCTGGCTCTTCGTGGTGATCGTCGCGGCGCTCGTCGCGACGGCCAGCTTCGGCCTGCGCAACACGACGGCGCTCGCGTTCACACTGCTCCTGGCACTCCTCGGCATGGTGCCGCCGGCGCTCAACGGCCACGCGGCCAGCTCCAACGACCACGCGGGCGCCGTGAACTCGATCGGCCTGCACGTGCTGGGGGCTTCGCTCTGGGTGGGTGGCATCGCCGTCCTGGCCCTCATCTCCGGCCTGCTGGCCCGGCCGGCCTCGGGCACCCCGCGCCGCGACATCACCGCGGCCACCCTCAAGCGCTTCTCCGCGCTGGCGCTCTTCTGCTTCCTGCTCGTCACGGCGTCCGGCATCATCAGCGCCTCCATCCGCATCACCAGCTGGCACAACCTCTTCTATTCTCCGTACGGCCAGCTGGTGCTGGTGAAGACCTTCTGCGCCCTGGTCCTCGGGGCGATCGGCTACATGCACCGCTCGTGGATCATCCCGCGGCTGGGCGACGACGACGGCGCGGCCTCCCGAGGCAAGGCCGCCGCGGTCCCGTCGAAGGGTTCCCTGACCGCCCAGCGTGTGCTGTGGCAGGTCATCGGGGTGGAACTGCTGGTCATGGCCGCGACGAGTGCGGTCGCCGTCGCGCTGTCCTCCTCGGCTCCGCCGTCCGAGACCAAATACTCCGAGGACGCCAGCCCGGCGTTCATCCTCAGCGGCTACGAGCTCCCCCCGGAGCTGACCCCGGAACGCTGGCTCACCGTCTGGCGTCTCGACTGGCTGTGGGTGGCCGTGGCCGTCTTCGGTGCCGTGGCCTACGCCCTGGGTGTCATCAAGGTCGTCCGCCGTGGCGACCGGTGGCCCGTCATGCGGGCGGTGTCCTGGTTCATCGGCCTGGCGGCCCTGACGTACATCATCTCCGGCGCCCCCGGGGTGTACGGACACGTCATGTTCTCCATCCACATGGTGGAGCACATGGCCCTGACCATGGTCGCGCCGATCTTCCTGGTGATCGGCTCACCCATCACCCTGGCGCTCCGCGCGCTCGCCCCGCGAACCGACGGCAGCCGCGGTCTGCGCGAATGGATCCTGGCGTTCGTGCACTCCCGGTTCTCCCAGGTGGTGACGCATCCACTCTTCGCGGCCGCGAATTTCGCCGGGTCGATCGTGCTGTTCTACTACTCGGACTTCTTCGGCTTCGCCATGCGGGACCACGTGGGCCACGAGCTGATGAACCTGCACTTCCTGCTGACCGGGTACATCTTCGCGCTGACCATGATCGGCCAGGACCCGCTGCCGCGCCGCGCGCCGTTCCCGATGCGGCTCCTGCTGCTCCTGGCGACCATGGCCTTCCATGCCTTCTTCGGCGTCTCCATCATGGGCGGCACGAGCCTGCTCGCCGCGGACTACTTCGGCAATCTGGGCCGTGCCTGGGGTCCGAGCGCGATCGTGGACCAGCAGCACGGCGGCGCGATCGCGTGGGGCATCGGCGAGGTTCCCACCGTCCTGCTCGCGATCGGGGTGGCCATCATGTGGTCCCGCTCGGATGAAAGGGAGACCCGTCGGAAGGACCGGGCGGCGGACAGGAATAACGACGCCGAGCTGACCGCTTACAACGACATGTTCACCCGTCTGGCCCGGAGGGACGGTTCACCCACCGGACGCACTGCGCCCACCGCCGGCGCGGCCTCTACGCTGGAACCCGGCACGCCGGAACCGAAGGAGAAAGAATGA
- a CDS encoding LysE family translocator yields MTLEQSLLGFAALSVLITILPGTDTALVLRYALGRSRRHAYTAALGMITGAFIWGVAAATGVSALLAVSTVAYDILRIIGAGYMLWLAFSFWRASFRTGEGSVDTTGGPATVAPEHLGKTWVKGFLSNILNPKYGMFCLAVIPQFLVPTIAPLWMGLMLSVISNLEAALWFTLIITAAHYFRRWLDGPRFRKVIDRVTGTALGAFGLVALAETRHG; encoded by the coding sequence GTGACCCTTGAACAGTCCCTGCTGGGCTTCGCCGCCCTGTCCGTCCTGATCACGATTCTTCCGGGGACGGACACCGCGCTCGTCCTCCGCTACGCCCTGGGCCGGAGCCGCCGTCACGCGTACACCGCGGCGCTGGGCATGATCACGGGCGCGTTCATCTGGGGCGTGGCCGCGGCCACGGGTGTGTCCGCGCTGCTGGCCGTCTCGACCGTCGCCTACGACATCCTCCGCATCATCGGAGCCGGGTACATGCTCTGGCTCGCCTTCTCGTTCTGGCGTGCATCCTTCCGCACGGGCGAGGGCAGCGTCGACACCACCGGCGGGCCGGCCACCGTGGCGCCCGAACACCTCGGGAAGACCTGGGTTAAAGGGTTCCTGTCCAACATCCTGAACCCCAAGTACGGGATGTTCTGCCTGGCCGTGATCCCCCAGTTCCTCGTCCCGACCATCGCTCCCCTCTGGATGGGCCTCATGCTCTCCGTCATCAGCAATCTGGAAGCGGCACTCTGGTTCACGCTCATCATCACGGCGGCACACTACTTCCGGCGCTGGCTGGACGGCCCCCGGTTCCGCAAGGTCATCGACCGCGTGACGGGGACGGCCCTGGGAGCCTTCGGGCTCGTGGCGCTGGCGGAGACCCGGCACGGCTGA